The proteins below come from a single Treponema phagedenis genomic window:
- a CDS encoding Cof-type HAD-IIB family hydrolase, producing the protein MIKIIFTDMDGTFLDSTGTYNKAYFKEVYRKMKEQNIIFVPCSGKQCERIEELFDDCGEELHIIGDSAARIKYRGKYIYEALLDNNTAKEIIKDFSAQYDVAIVACTSEGAYVKDTISEEDFKVIRHSYAIVKKIKDYAELTDNFIKVSIYDKKKRCFTILKDLKKYADRAYIVASEDAWIDITHKKVHKGAAIKWLIEHLHLNRAEAMGFGDGPNDIELINEVEYSFSVSNAVDELKEKSFFITKSNDEDGVLKTIDMILKLQEVIHE; encoded by the coding sequence ATGATAAAAATAATTTTTACCGACATGGACGGCACCTTCTTAGACAGCACGGGCACATATAACAAAGCCTACTTTAAAGAAGTCTATCGCAAAATGAAAGAGCAAAATATAATCTTTGTTCCCTGTTCAGGGAAGCAATGCGAGCGAATAGAAGAACTGTTTGACGATTGTGGGGAAGAACTCCATATAATAGGAGACAGTGCTGCAAGGATTAAGTATAGGGGAAAGTATATTTATGAAGCTTTGCTTGATAACAACACAGCCAAGGAAATAATAAAAGATTTTTCTGCGCAATACGATGTTGCCATCGTAGCCTGCACTTCTGAGGGGGCTTATGTAAAAGATACAATAAGTGAAGAAGATTTTAAGGTGATACGGCATTCGTATGCGATTGTAAAAAAAATTAAAGACTATGCCGAACTTACTGATAATTTTATAAAGGTCAGCATATATGATAAAAAAAAGCGCTGTTTTACCATACTAAAAGATTTAAAAAAATATGCGGACAGAGCATATATAGTCGCTTCAGAAGATGCATGGATAGATATTACTCATAAAAAAGTGCATAAAGGGGCAGCCATTAAATGGCTCATAGAACATTTGCATTTAAACAGAGCAGAAGCTATGGGCTTTGGCGACGGACCCAATGACATAGAACTTATCAATGAGGTTGAGTATAGCTTTAGCGTTTCCAATGCGGTTGACGAGCTGAAAGAAAAATCTTTTTTTATAACAAAATCCAATGATGAAGACGGTGTGTTAAAAACAATCGATATGATTTTAAAATTACAGGAGGTAATACATGAATAA
- a CDS encoding beta-glucoside-specific PTS transporter subunit IIABC, with amino-acid sequence MEQYKKLAEQILLKVGGKENVSKVNHCATRLRFFLKDESKASKIDVENLDGIVTVVLSAGQFQIVIGQHVAKVYNEIMELMGENPVADQNEGKKSVLNKIISTMSAVFAPFIYILAASGILQGVLILINLAYPAFADTGTYEILSMTSWAPFVFLPIFIAVTASKHFKANTYIAIAVCAALVSPTLSSMVARIQAGESITLFFMNLSPTVYTATVLPALFLVWWLSYLEKFLDRIFHAVVRGLFTPFFSIVITVPLTLLIIGPITATGANMVANGYNFLVAAARPVAAIVIGGFWQVFVLFGVHWGITPVVLANFDLYGRDSFQAYQTIAVIAQVGAALGVALKTRDKKLKGVGISAFVTGLFGITEPAIYGTNLRFKKPFIVACVSGAIGALVASFFSPYYFIYAGLPGPLTLVNAFNKEFPLSLIGELIGAAIAFSLPIAVVFLSGYGKDSTTDADNKDFINKDIQNKINSKIEKLAKEEKIVSIAKPIKGKTIKMTEVNDEAFSSETMGKGAAIVPEEGKVYAPFNGEVVFLADTLHAISMLLDNGVDVLIHFGLDTVTLNGKGFKAFVKEGDKIKQGDLLLEADLDYIRSQNLDITTPILINNSDDYKEVEITEDIHRFLVLKK; translated from the coding sequence CGTATCAAAAGTTAATCACTGTGCAACGCGATTGAGGTTTTTCTTAAAAGATGAAAGCAAGGCTTCAAAAATAGATGTCGAAAATTTAGACGGTATCGTAACAGTGGTTTTGAGTGCCGGTCAATTTCAAATTGTAATAGGTCAGCATGTTGCAAAAGTGTACAACGAAATTATGGAACTTATGGGAGAAAATCCTGTTGCTGATCAAAACGAAGGAAAGAAAAGCGTTCTAAATAAAATAATATCAACAATGTCCGCTGTCTTTGCCCCTTTTATATACATATTGGCAGCTTCAGGAATTTTACAGGGCGTTTTGATTCTTATCAATTTGGCATATCCGGCATTTGCCGATACCGGAACCTATGAAATTTTGAGCATGACCTCGTGGGCTCCTTTTGTGTTCTTGCCCATATTTATTGCAGTAACCGCATCAAAACATTTTAAGGCTAATACGTATATAGCCATAGCGGTATGTGCCGCACTCGTCAGTCCGACTCTTTCATCGATGGTTGCAAGAATACAGGCGGGAGAAAGCATAACATTATTTTTTATGAATCTGAGCCCAACCGTCTACACGGCAACCGTATTACCCGCATTATTTTTGGTGTGGTGGTTATCGTATTTAGAAAAATTTTTGGATAGAATTTTTCATGCAGTTGTAAGAGGACTATTTACTCCGTTTTTTTCGATAGTAATAACCGTGCCGCTCACCTTGTTGATAATAGGCCCGATAACGGCGACAGGGGCGAACATGGTTGCAAACGGATATAATTTCCTTGTTGCGGCGGCAAGACCTGTGGCGGCAATTGTTATAGGCGGATTTTGGCAAGTCTTTGTATTATTTGGAGTACACTGGGGTATAACACCTGTAGTACTTGCTAACTTTGATCTATACGGGAGGGACAGCTTTCAAGCCTATCAAACAATAGCGGTTATAGCGCAAGTCGGAGCAGCTTTAGGGGTAGCACTTAAAACAAGAGATAAAAAATTAAAGGGCGTCGGAATATCGGCCTTTGTTACCGGCCTTTTCGGTATAACCGAACCGGCAATATACGGAACAAACCTCAGGTTTAAAAAGCCCTTTATCGTTGCCTGTGTGTCGGGAGCCATAGGAGCCTTAGTTGCAAGCTTTTTTTCTCCGTATTATTTTATCTATGCGGGACTGCCGGGGCCGCTTACTTTGGTAAATGCTTTCAACAAAGAATTTCCCTTGTCTTTAATAGGTGAACTTATAGGTGCCGCCATAGCATTTTCCTTGCCTATAGCGGTAGTTTTTCTAAGCGGTTACGGAAAAGATAGCACCACTGATGCGGATAACAAAGATTTTATAAACAAAGATATACAAAATAAAATAAATTCAAAAATAGAAAAACTTGCAAAAGAAGAAAAAATTGTCAGCATTGCAAAACCGATAAAAGGAAAAACCATAAAAATGACAGAAGTGAATGACGAAGCTTTTTCTTCTGAAACGATGGGGAAGGGCGCTGCTATTGTTCCCGAAGAAGGAAAGGTTTATGCTCCTTTTAACGGAGAGGTTGTTTTTCTTGCAGACACCTTACACGCTATCAGCATGCTTTTAGATAACGGTGTGGACGTACTGATACATTTTGGTCTTGATACCGTAACATTAAACGGTAAAGGTTTTAAAGCCTTTGTCAAAGAGGGGGATAAAATAAAACAAGGCGACTTATTGTTGGAAGCAGACCTTGACTATATCAGATCTCAAAATTTAGATATAACAACTCCGATACTCATCAACAATTCAGATGATTATAAAGAAGTTGAGATTACCGAAGATATACATAGGTTTTTGGTTCTGAAAAAATGA